DNA from Deltaproteobacteria bacterium:
GCCCTCAGCAATTGAGGCAGACTTGTCGAGCAACTGATCGACTAGTTGCTCAAGAACTTTATCCGCAAGGGAACAAAGAAACTCCGATCTCGCGTTTCTAGACGGAAGCAGTTGTTCGCAAAACCAGGATACGTAGTCCGTTGGAGCCTGGGTACCGAATCGCTGCGCGGCCTTGGTAACATTCTGCGCCCTGACGCGCATAGATGGATAGTCTGGTGAACGGTTGGCTAGACCGGGAACGAGAAGATACGCAAAGGCGTGCAGATAGGCGTCGAAGAAAATACGCACTCCTATGAAGTCGCAAAATGTCTCTTCGAGCTGAGACAGCGCCAGCTTGAATGTCGGAGCCCACGTGCTCTGGCCTTCCAAGTCCAGCAAGGCATCTTCGTTTACGTGTGGGAAGTGGGTTTTATATTCCTCCCAGCGTCGCTTTATCTCCCCAACGATCGCTTCGACTAGGGGTGATTGGAAGTGCTCGGCCAGCCGATGCTTTGCCCAAACGGCATGCCCGAGTTCATGACCCGCCAAAGGAAGTACGAGCCCATTGCCAGACTCTGAGGCTGGCATCCCAATGAGTACGAAATCGGGAAGTTCAACCAGGGACTTGTAAGTGAAAGGCGAAAACTCCCACTCGGAGGAGAGTACCAATCTTACGCCGGGACCGATCAGTTCCTTGGCTAGCCGGTATAATGGGTCGTGTAGCTCGAAAGCGTTTCTAACATTGGTGGAACGCAGAAAGAAACCAAGGAGAGGAAGGTGCAGGAAAATCTGCTGGAGTGCCTCCCCGCATGCTGCTTGGATAACATCCGGATTATTTTGCGGCGTGAGTCCCTCGATCAAAGCGATGCGGTCAGTGAACTGGCGTTTTATGAGTTCCAAACCCTTGCGACAATCGGCACGTGGGAATTCAGCCGATTCAAGTCTGGCGATTTCTGAAAGAACGGCCCGCAACCGCGCGAGTGTGTGTTCCTTGACCACACGAGACATCCATTGCTTTAGACGCGGTGTGGGTGTTGCGAGCGCGAGCTTTCGTAGTTTGCCTGGAGATGGGAACTGGTGATCCGCGAGAGCGCTATGCAGAAGAGGCGCAACTCACGCAACCGTTGGTCGTCCTGCTGCCCGACTTCGGATGCCTTCATGAGCGAAACAACAAGAGCTCGGGCTTGCTCGACCAACATGGCGATGGTCGTTATTGGCTTCCCATGTGTTTCGCTGAGCGCATCCGTGAGGGTCTCGACCGTAATTGGATCGAGGAGGGAGCATTGCGACGACGAATTTAGCTCAGTGGAGGATCGGAGCACAAAAGCGAGAGCTGAGATTGCCTCCGTGGTTGCCGACCTCCGCAGCATAATGTTATCCAGTTCGATTGCAGCCCGTGCTGCGAGAAACGGGAGATTGGGATCCAGAGCCCGCAAGCGTCCCGTGGGTTCCGCGCTATCCATTGTCACCTCCGCCAAATAGGCAGTCCTAGCGCATGAGCCGCGCCCAGACAACCTGCACCATTAAAGCTCAACACCACAATGATCGCGGTACACGCGGCACCGATAAAACAGAATTCTCAGGATGTCAAACCAAAAACCCCTGGGCGGTGATATGCCCGTCTTGGGCAGGCATCAGAAAGCAAGGCCGGTCCGCTAATTTACTTTGATTTCTACCGCGCCCGCGCGGCCTTCTTCGCAATCTCAGATCGCCGCTTCTTGCTGAGCGTCGCCGCTCGCGCTGGTCCCCCGATCAGCCCGCCCTTGCGCGCGTACTCCTTGCCGGTCTCGGGTGCGTCGTCTTGAATCTCGACGGTAGCAATCCCATCACCTGGACCGCGCACGCGACCATGTCGGCGGGTCTGCGCTGGCCTTTGGGTTCCTTGCATGCGGACAAGATCGCATGATTGCCGGAGCGTTCCAAGACCGTTGGAAATTCAAACTGAGACACTACCCGCGCAACCGGTGCGTGATCGCTTTGACCAGAGAGCGGTTCAGCTAGCGCCCCACGATCAGACCCGATGAGGTGCCGCTGGTCGTGAACTTCGCCCACACGCGGCCGGCGCTGGCATCGAAGAACCAGCCGCTCTCTGAAGACTCAAGGCCGGCGAACGAATCGACGCGCGGCAGCGAGGTCCCGTCGAGTGCGACATCCGACACCGAATCGACCAAGAGCCGGACGATGTATCCGCGTGGGCGGCCGGCGATCTCGATCGTCCATTGCTCGCACGGCGCCGGGGGGGCGCACCCATCGGAGTGAGTGACGTGGAACGTGGAATCACCTTCGTCCTCATGCAGAGTGAATGCGGTTCCACTCGGCGGATACACGTCGAGCGTCAGACGGCCCTCGGACAGCGGCTTGCTGCCGTTGCCGTTCACGTCGCTGTGAACGTCCAGCGGCAAGATGCCTCCCGCTCGCACGTACAATGGGATGCGTCCGAGCGGGGCCGGCGCGGTGATCGTGGCGGGTCCGTCAATGCGATGCGAGGGTTCCCAGTAATCGATCCATTCGCCGGCAGGGAGATGTACATCGCGAACGCGGTCGCCGACATGCCACAGGGGCGCGAAGAGCAGATCGTGACCGAGGAGAAACTCATCGAAGAGATTGCCGACGGTAGGATCGTCGGGAAAGTCGAACACCAGTGGACGCGCCAGGGGACGACCGCTGGCGTGCGCCTCGATCGCCAAGCTGTAGAACAGCGGCACCAGTTCGTGATGGAGCGTAACGAAGCGGCGGTAGATGTCGATCATCTCCGCATCAGGCTCGCCGTCGGGCGGCATCGACCACGGCGCGTGCTGGCCGCCGCCTTGATTGCCGCCGCCGATTTCCATCAGCGGACAGAACGCGCTGAATTCGATCCAGCGGGCGAAGACGTCGCGATCGCCGAACTGATAGTACCCGCCGGTGTCGGAGCCCCAGATCGGGAAGCCCATGAACGCCACGCGCGCAAGCTGCACGATCGCGGCGCGCAGACCGAGATCGGTGGGCTCGCCGATGCCGAACGTGTTGCGGCCGGTCGAGTCGCCCCCCCAGAAGATGCCGTATTGCTGACTGCCCGCGTACCCAGCGCGCAGATAGTGCACGAAGTCGGTGCTCATCAGCTTGTCGGCGAACGCGTTGTAGTGCACGCGCGCGTAGTCGATGGTGTAGCCGTTGATCATCTCGCGTCCGTTGCGGCCGTCGGCGAAGATGTCGGTGGCGCGGTTGGGCACGGCATCGGGCAGCTCCGTCATGTCGAACTCGCTGCGATCGAGTTTGATGCCCGAGATCCCGCGATCGACCAGCGTCTGCACTTTGACGGCCCACCACGCCGCGGCGGCCGGGTTGGTGTAATCGATCAAGATGCTGCTGCGCGGTGCGTAGTAGCCGAACTGGTGCGCGTCGGCGGCGAACTCGCCCAACGCCCACGGCGCGCCGAAGACAAAGATGTGATAGCCGCGCTGGGTGAGCGCGGCGAGCATCTTGTCGGTGTTGGGAAAGCGCTCGGGATCGAACGTGAAACTGGCGAAGCCGGCGTAGCCCGAGATGAACGGCGACGGCGGCGAGTCGCCACTAGTCCACGGGCGATCGAACTCGTAGTTGCCGGGCGGAATGTCGAGCGCTTCGTACATGGTGATATCGTTGACGAGGTCGGCGTTCATCTCGACGCCGTCGAGCTGCGCCGGCGTGTCGATGTGATGCTCGTCCCGCCAGCGCAGATGGCGGAAGCCCCAACGCGGCGGCACGAACGGCCGGCCGGTAAGAGCGGTGTAGTCATCCAGAATCGCGTCGTGATCACCGACGAAGTACACCAGGCTGTGTTCGTTGGTGCGGCGATTAAACTCGAAATCCATTTTGACGATGGCAGAGTCGGTCTTCGCCACATCGTAGGTTCCGGTCATCGTCCCTTCGACATACGCGCCGTAGCCGCGTGAGCTGTGAAAGAACGGCGTGTAGAGCGAGATCGTCGGCGTCACCACCATCGTGACCGTTTCGCCACGGCGATCGAGCGAACCGCCTGCGCCCGGCGCGATCTCGCTCGGTCCACGGTTGTCGACGGTGCGCTCCGTCAGTCCGTAGAAATGTTCGCCGGGTGCGGCGCTCACCGTGCTCACGACGCGCGTGATCTGTGCGCCGGCGGCGGGGCGCAGGCGCGTGCGCACGGAACGAGCGGTTGGAAACTCGACCGACCACTCCACCGTCAACGTCCCAGCGTCCGCAGTCAACGCGATCCCACGGGCGGTGTGCTGCACATCGCGCAAGTGCTGCAGCGGTTCGGCGCTGTTGCCGATTTTCAATGACGGCACACCGGCGTTGGTGAGCCCGGTGCCGGCGGCATTGCCGAGCGTCAGATTGCCGGTGACCTTGTCGAGCCGCGCCGTCGCGACGTGCGAGCGCAGGGTTACCGCGGCCGCGTTTTCGCTCACGCGAATCTCATCGGGTGCCACTGCAGTGAAACGAAGATAGCCGGGAATATCGGCCGCGGTGACCGCGGCGTCGTCGTTCCAGTCGTGCGTGGCGCACAACGGATTCGCACTGTCGAATACACAGGCCGCGGTGCCGGCGATCGGCGCGATATCAAGCGCCGCGGCAGTATGTGGCCCGGCGAGTGCGACCACGAACAGTGCAATCAATCGGCGCAGCGAAGTCACGATCTCGCTGGCTAGCACTGAGCGCCGGACTTCTGCAACTGGGATCTGGCATCTGCGGCGGCCTTCGGTATGATCAACCCCACACAGAGGAGGGTCTATGGACGCGAAGTATACGGGGATGACGCCCGACTTGTATGCGTATCTGGTTGCGCACGGCACGGCGCGCGATGCGATACTCGATGATCTGTCGAGAGAAACCTCGGCGCTCGGGCCGATCAGCATGATGGAGATCGCGCCGGAGCAAGGCGCCTTCATGACCTTGTTGGCGCGCGCGATTGGCGCGCGCTCGGCAATCGAGGTCGGCACCTTCACCGGCTACAGCGGCGTGTGCATCGCCCGCGGTCTGGCGCCCGGCGGTAAGTTGCTGTGCTGCGACATCAGCGAGGAGTGGACGACGATCGCGCGGCGTTACTTCCAACGCGCGGGGCTCACCGATCGCATCGAGCTGCGTATCGCGCCGGCGCTCGAGACGCTGCGCGCACTACCTCTTGGCGAGACCGTCGACTTCGCCTTCATCGACGCCGACAAGAGCGGCTACCGCGTGTACTACGAGGAAATCCTCAAGCGTCTGCGGCCGAACGGGCTCATCCTGTTCGACAACGTGCTGTGGCAGGGTCAGGTCATCGATCAAACGAACGCCAGCGACGACACCAAAGCGATTCGCGACCTGAACGAATTTCTCGCCCGCGACGCGCGCGTGCAGGCGGTGATGCTGTCAGTCTCCGACGGCCTGACCATTGTCCGCAAGCGCGCCGCGGGCGAGTGAGCGGGGCGCGGATCTTACGGTTCGCACATCAAGTTGATGAGATCCGAATCGAAGAACCCCACCGGTGAGTTCGCCAGCGAGTGGCTGCGGGTGATCAAGCGGACGTGATTCTTCTGCCGGACCCCATTGGGGGTGCGCCGCAGCGGCACGCGAATCGGGAACGGCGCGGTGCACGCGTCGGTCTGCTCTTCGCTGAGCGGCAACGTCAGCGTCGCGCCAGTGACCGGGTCGCGCAGCGACCGCAGGGCGTTGACCAAACTGGCGCGGTTGGCGGCATCCCGCGCCGTCGGGGCCAAGACGTGAATCGGATCAGCGACACCAGCTTGGGGGCAGCTGGCCAGATTCGGATCGACGTTGTTGAGACACGCCACTACCCGGAACTCACAGGTATCGTTCGTGGCGCTGCCGTCGAAGTCGCAGGTCGAGTCGTTGTTCTTGCAGTGCTGGGTGTGATGCGGCCGGCCATTGAGATCAGTGGCTGGCTGATTGTTCGGATTGACGACTGACCACTCCACCAAGCAAGCGTGAACGTCGCGCGAACCCACGCCGTAACCATCGCCCGGAATCAGCTCGTAGGTGCAATCGGCCGCGCAGCCGTCGCCGTCGTCGCTATTGCCGTCGTCGCACTGCTCGCCTGGACTGAGCGCGCCGTTGCCGCAACCGGGCAGCGTGCAGTTGGAGTCGCAGCCGTCCCCGTTCACCGCGTTGCCATCGTCGCACTCCTCGAAGGGATCGAGCACGCCGTCGCCACACAAGGTCGCGTGGAACACCAGCGTACCGCCCGCTGGTTGATCGAACTGCGCAACCTCGAAGCGAACGGTTTGGCCGGCGACCACCGGCACTTTGACGAGCGACGTCACGTCGGGGTCGACGTCATCGCTGCACGCCAATTCGGTTGGCGCCGCGCATGCACCACTGGAGGCGGTGAGCACCGTATCGTAGTCACTGCCGTCGGTGCGGGCGAACACCATCCCGTTGCTCGATGCCGTGAAGCTGTACCAGACACTGTTGGCGTTCGGCCCATCGGTGCACGACTGCCGCGGATCGCTCGCAGCGCTGGTCGCGGCGGTAGTATCCACTGCGTCAGCGAACGGGAGCGCGGGGATCAGCGTCGCCGCGGCGCAGGTGTCGTTCGTTGCGGGCGCAACGAAATACGAGTTGAACACCACCGTTCCGCCTCCGGGGTCGCCAAACTGGGTAACTTCAAACAGGATCGTCTGCCCGGCCAACACCTCGAGCGCCGCAACAGATGTGAAGGGGTCCGCCCCATCGTCATCGTCACAGGTCAGCTCGGTCAGTGCGCCACAGCCGCCGCTATAGGCCGTCAGCACCGTGTCGTAGTCACTCCCATCGGTGTTGACGACAATCGTACCGTCGGCGGACGCGATGAAGCTGTACCAGACACTGTTGGAGTTCTGCCCTGGGGCGCAGGACTGTTCGGGATCGCTCGCAACGGCGGTGGCGTCAACGGTGTCAATTGTGTCGCTAAAGACTGGAACCGAAACCACCATGGGCGTCGTGCACTCATCGTTCGGCGGCGCAACAGCGTAGCTGCGTCCGGCCGCAGCGATCGCGATCAGCAGGCCTACGAGCGACAGGGTTTTCATGGCTCCTCCGTGCTGATGGTCACGAACCGATCACTTGGTCGAGAAGGTCCAGTTCTGAATGTAGGGTTGCAGCACGCGCACCAAGGTCGGGCTGGTCACAACGGAAGACGGAGAAGGCGCCGTAAACCTGCCCACGCAAAAGACACCGCCGGCGGTCGGCGCGTAGGGATTGGCGAGTCCGCTCACAGACGCTTGCATGCCGCTCAGCGCCGAATTGTCGTCGTAGCCGAAGTTACCGAGCAGGCCGGGCAAGGTATCGGTAGCGATGCACGGTCCCGTAGTGCCCTTCGCGGCGCAGGAGTCGCCGCCGTCGGTGCGACAACCGATGCGGTAGTCGCCGGCGCAGTAGCCACAGAACTTGCTCGCGCCGTCCGCCGTTAAGCTCGTGCCCGCCGTACTCAGCACGTTGGGCTCCATCAAAGGGACGCCGAGCTTCGACCAGGAGACGTTGTCGTCTACGGGCAAACACGCTGCATCGGTTCTTCCATCCAGCGCGCTGCAATGCCCGAAGGCATTCGCCCCGCTGTCACACAGTTGTGCTTCGCAAACCGGACAGATCGAGTGGCTCCCTAACAGGACAAGGATTTCCTGCTCGGTTTGCGTCAACGAGGTCATCGCGCCGGTGTCGAGGTTCACGAAGCCGAACGATACAAGACCACCTTTGCAGCGACCCGGGGACGCGCAACCGGCGTCGTTGTCGCAGGCGAGCCCGTTGCTCGTGCCGCCCGCGCAGTGACCCTTGTCCGACTCATCAAGGTCGGCGGTGACCTTCGGAACGCGTGCAAAACGCGGGACGATGCAAGTCGCAATGACGCCGCTGAGCCTCGGTGTCGGTGCGCCGATGAGGTTGCCGGGCTCGACGCTCGACCCACGGGTCTCACAGACCGTCTGACCCGCCGCTGTGCACAACGCCTGCGCGCCCGCCGCGACGCCACTAGTCGGGTTCGGTGCGCACGTCCCCGCACCGCCGCACGTGCAGCAGTCGGGAACGCACGCCGCTGGCGGTGCCTTCACGCCGCCGCGCACGCACTCGCTATCTTCGACGCACGGCTGGCCATCCGAGGCGCCGGCGTTGGTACAGCGCGCCAGATACGCCGACGCCGCATCGCCGCCAGGTCCGCTGCCGTCGTTCAACGCCGGCAGGAACTGCGTCAGATTCGGCAAGCTGATCAACGTACGCTTGCGCGGCGTCTTGTTGGTCTTGGCGCCCTGGGGATTGATCGGCACCGCCGTCTTGGTGAGCGCCTGAGTGAAGGTGTCCACCGATCTCGCGTTCACCGTGTCGGGGGCTTGGCCCGCCAGCACGCAGTCCGCCAGATCGTCCACGCTGCTCACACACGCGCCCGTGGTCACGCATGTCCCACCTGCGGTGCAATCAGCGGTGACCGCGCAATGCTGGCCCGTGGTATCGCAGCGGCCGCAATCGCTGATCGTGGCGCACTGTTCGCCGGTGGCCGTGAGGGCGGTGCAGCGTCCTTTGCACGCGCGGCTCGGCAGGCCGAGATCAGGGAGATAGGGGTCCTGACAGGCGGCGCCGATCTTGGTGCGGACTTTCCGCTGCGCCTTAGTGATGTCACCGGCGAGGCCCTTGTCGTTGCTGATCAGACACAGGCTGGTGTCGTTCGGTGCCAAAGCATTGCAGCCCTTCGCGCGGTTACAGCCCTTGTTGAAGTTCTTGCACGTGCCCTCGGTAACGAGGTTGCATCCGGCGGGACCGGTACACGTCTTAGTGGGAAGCAGACTGCAGTAACCGGGACACTCCGGGTCGCCGAGCGCGGCGGCCACCGGTCCATCGCACGTCAATCCCTTGCGCGCGCCGTCGGCGCAGACGCCATTGTTGGCGAGGCACGCGGGCGGCGGAGACGACAGCGAAGGGACGCACACTTTGTTGCCGTCCGCAGCCTTGTTCTTGCCGGCGAGGTTGGCGTCGACCGAAGCGATCACCGCTTTCTGGAGCGCGGCCGCATACGCGCTGGCCTGCGTCATCGCCTCCTTGGCGCACTTGCGGACGTATGCGCAGCCGTCGTCGGAGATGTTCGTGCCGCAGGTGAGGGCGGGGACACGGGAGGCCCCGAGTGACAGTGTGAGCAGCGCGGCCATGATCGTGCGCCGTAGGGTTGCAGGGTTCTGCTTTGAACCGTTGGCTGTCATCGGGACCTCCGTCCTTGGGCGATATGCGTGCCCTCGCGTCTAGAAGCTCTGGAACAAACCGCCACCTCTACTGGCACGGGCCGGTGGCGTTCACGTCCGTATGTTGGTCAGTGCAAGCGCTGCCATTGCCCATGTCGTGCGGAACGCAGGCGGTTGCCATGCCGATGCAGCTTCCACCGCGGCCGTCGGTGGCCTCGAAGTGCACGTGGTAAACGCGGCCGTCACCGGTCCCGTTTCGCTCAGCACGCACGATCGCTGTTGCCCCGCCGATTCCCATCCCATCGGGGCACTTGTCTCCGCTGCCCTGACCAAGCAGCGGTTCATCCTGCGTGATCTGCGTGACGGTCACATTGATCGGATCGCCGTCAGGATCTGAGATTCCAGCGACCGCGAGGCGGACCAAGGCGTGATTCGGCGGCCACAGCGTGCTCACCGGCGCCAGAACGGCGGCAGCGCAGCTCGGAGACCGGTTCGCGAGCGGATTCGCGGCGACGAAGACGTCGTGAACACCGTTCGTGTCGGCGGGCACAAGGTTCGTCGATCCGCTGTCCCATGAGATTAAGCGCCCATCGCCCGACATCGCGGTGACGATGAGGTCCGAGCCGTTCCCGCTCGCTTCTCCGCCGTCGAACGCGAGCGAGACACGCGCCGTCGTACCGGTCTGCCGATCATGGACGAAGACGTCGTCGCAGGTCGCGCTCGTGTCGCCGGCGACGAGATTCGTGCTGCAGCTCTGAAAGGCGACGAAACGGCCGTCCCCGGAAATCGAGGTATTCCCGCTATCGCTGTTGCCCGTCGTACCGCCGAGACCGACCGTGATCTGCTCGGTCAGTCCCGCCAGTCGATCGCGTACGAAGATTTGGTCGCGCCCGTTGTAGACCGTCGTGTACAAATCTTGGGCGCGGCTGGTGAAGGCGACGAAACGGCCGTCGGCCGAGATGGCGGGAGACTTGTCCCCGGCTGCGCCGATACTCGCCTGGCCGCCGTCAGAAGCGACGTCTGCCCGTTCGGTCGCGCCCGTGAGCCGGTCGTGCACAAAGAGATCGGTGGCCCCGTTCGTGTCGTCCGCGACGAGGTTCGCGGCGGCGCTGAAGAACGTCACGAACCGACCGTCCGCGCTGATCGCCGGCAGGCGGTTGCTGTCGAGTCCAGGGGCCGACTGACTGCCGTCAGACGCAACGTTCGCTCTTTCGATGCTACC
Protein-coding regions in this window:
- a CDS encoding O-methyltransferase, whose protein sequence is MTPDLYAYLVAHGTARDAILDDLSRETSALGPISMMEIAPEQGAFMTLLARAIGARSAIEVGTFTGYSGVCIARGLAPGGKLLCCDISEEWTTIARRYFQRAGLTDRIELRIAPALETLRALPLGETVDFAFIDADKSGYRVYYEEILKRLRPNGLILFDNVLWQGQVIDQTNASDDTKAIRDLNEFLARDARVQAVMLSVSDGLTIVRKRAAGE
- a CDS encoding DUF4215 domain-containing protein; translated protein: MKTLSLVGLLIAIAAAGRSYAVAPPNDECTTPMVVSVPVFSDTIDTVDATAVASDPEQSCAPGQNSNSVWYSFIASADGTIVVNTDGSDYDTVLTAYSGGCGALTELTCDDDDGADPFTSVAALEVLAGQTILFEVTQFGDPGGGTVVFNSYFVAPATNDTCAAATLIPALPFADAVDTTAATSAASDPRQSCTDGPNANSVWYSFTASSNGMVFARTDGSDYDTVLTASSGACAAPTELACSDDVDPDVTSLVKVPVVAGQTVRFEVAQFDQPAGGTLVFHATLCGDGVLDPFEECDDGNAVNGDGCDSNCTLPGCGNGALSPGEQCDDGNSDDGDGCAADCTYELIPGDGYGVGSRDVHACLVEWSVVNPNNQPATDLNGRPHHTQHCKNNDSTCDFDGSATNDTCEFRVVACLNNVDPNLASCPQAGVADPIHVLAPTARDAANRASLVNALRSLRDPVTGATLTLPLSEEQTDACTAPFPIRVPLRRTPNGVRQKNHVRLITRSHSLANSPVGFFDSDLINLMCEP
- a CDS encoding PD40 domain-containing protein, encoding MIAIQKGLLFVMFAVCFGSPSIVHAVERVSVDSLAIEANGPSGRFAPPRMSADGRFVAFESNADNLVPNDANGAADIFVHDRMTGMTERVSIASDGSEASSFSQEPAISGDGRFVAFNSPANNLVPNDHFNNDVFVYDRLNATIDRVSVGPSGEEADPGANSFGAAISADGRFVAFTTSASNFDVDSDPDFDVFVKDRLTGSIERANVASDGSQSAPGLDSNRLPAISADGRFVTFFSAAANLVADDTNGATDLFVHDRLTGATERADVASDGGQASIGAAGDKSPAISADGRFVAFTSRAQDLYTTVYNGRDQIFVRDRLAGLTEQITVGLGGTTGNSDSGNTSISGDGRFVAFQSCSTNLVAGDTSATCDDVFVHDRQTGTTARVSLAFDGGEASGNGSDLIVTAMSGDGRLISWDSGSTNLVPADTNGVHDVFVAANPLANRSPSCAAAVLAPVSTLWPPNHALVRLAVAGISDPDGDPINVTVTQITQDEPLLGQGSGDKCPDGMGIGGATAIVRAERNGTGDGRVYHVHFEATDGRGGSCIGMATACVPHDMGNGSACTDQHTDVNATGPCQ